A DNA window from Sylvia atricapilla isolate bSylAtr1 chromosome 6, bSylAtr1.pri, whole genome shotgun sequence contains the following coding sequences:
- the BDKRB2 gene encoding B2 bradykinin receptor — protein MVSITTENVTQLYNMTTQELTVSPGNFHNNSGVHQIEPYECVSADVWKWLEDFQPGFLWFIFVLGSIENSFVLTVLCFHRSSCTVAEIYLANMALADLLLVCTLPFWAINISNSFNWPFGLFLCKAINIMSHMNLYSSIYFLTLVSIDRYLALVKTMSLGRMRRTVCAKWNCFVIWTCALLMCSPTIVFRNLHYFDEYNVTACALLYPVSYWEPVNNSLLNIVGFVIPLCVITYCSVQIIKALRSSELRKMKVVHTERRATVLVLAVLLLFIICWLPFQITTFIDTIRYFSPTLRCLEDINDILTQIATYCSFSNSCLNPVLYVIVGKNFQKKAVEFYKNLFTKRCRKLQSVQMENSLNTLRTSISSEYPRKKSVLSLSQ, from the coding sequence aTGGTTTCCATCACAACTGAAAATGTTACGCAGCTGTACAACATGACCACCCAGGAGCTCACAGTCAGTCCAGGAAATTTCCACAATAATTCAGGAGTTCATCAGATAGAACCATATGAATGTGTTAGTGCAGATGTATGGAAATGGTTAGAGGATTTTCAGCCTGGATTTCTCTGGTTTATATTTGTTCTGGGATCAATAGAAAATTCCTTTGTCCTCACTGTTCTGTGTTTCCACAGGAGTAGCTGCACAGTGGCTGAAATTTACCTAGCAAACATGGCACTTGCTGACCTACTGTTGGTCTGTACTTTACCTTTTTGGGCCATTAATATTTCTAACAGTTTTAATTGGCCTTTTGGGCTGTTTCTTTGTAAAGCCATCAACATTATGAGTCACATGAACTTATATTCTAGCATTTATTTCCTGACACTAGTGAGCATTGACCGCTACCTGGCCTTGGTGAAAACCATGTCTCTTGGACGGATGAGACGAACCGTCTGCGCCAAATGGAATTGTTTTGTAATTTGGACATGTGCATTGCTCATGTGTTCACCTACAATAGTGTTTCgaaatttgcattattttgacGAGTACAACGTCACAGCCTGTGCCCTTCTTTACCCAGTCAGTTACTGGGAGCCTGTAAACAACAGCTTGTTGAATATTGTGGGGTTTGTGATCCCACTATGCGTAATTACCTATTGCAGTGTGCAAATCATCAAAGCCTTACGAAGCAGTGAGCTACGAAAAATGAAGGTGGTCCACACAGAGAGAAGAGCCACCGTGCtggtccttgctgtgctgctgctgttcatcATTTGCTGGCTTCCGTTCCAGATCACCACATTCATTGACACCATCCGTTACTTCTCACCCACTCTCAGATGCCTGGAGGACATCAATGACATACTGACCCAGATAGCCACATACTGTTCCTTTAGCAACAGCTGCCTGAACCCAGTCTTGTATGTGATTGTTGGGAAAAACTTCCAGAAGAAGGCTGTGGAATTCTACAAGAACTTGTTCACAAAAAGGTGCAGAAAATTACAGTCTGTGCAGATGGAAAACTCCCTGAACACTTTAAGAACTTCCATTTCAAGTGAATACCCAAGGAAAAAGTCTGTTTTGTCACTATCCCAATAG
- the BDKRB1 gene encoding LOW QUALITY PROTEIN: B1 bradykinin receptor (The sequence of the model RefSeq protein was modified relative to this genomic sequence to represent the inferred CDS: deleted 1 base in 1 codon), protein MSETPLLNIPSSNQSANQSNSTVCPDLEEWWDIVYYIIPKYINTVCVIGLLGNVFVLFIYSLHKGRLKIADIYLTNLAVADLIFLMCLPFWAENINNEFDWPFGSFLCRSISASLTLNMYTSIYLLVAVSADRYLTFVHTLNHREIWSKTMTKGICLLIWFFCILLSIPAFTFRTVKYIPELNISACVLDFPTSSWKTAESLACNVVGFLLPSTAIIFFNFSTIRSLQKTAREQKELRAKGCKRHRSTKATRLIFTVVLVFLFCWTPHHFFVFLDTLYRTEVIKGCFWGELINFGEQFAYMLATTNSCVNPVIYVFVGKYFRQKASEVFSQFIPCGFPLRWVSFKEMSSNFNMFPVKSSLT, encoded by the exons atgagtgAAACTCCTCTACTGAATATTCCCTCCTCAAATCAGAGTGCAAATCAGAGCAACTCAACTGTTTGCCCAGACTTGGAGGAGTGGTGGGACATCGTGTACTATATAATACCCAAGTACATCAACACTGTCTGTGTTATTGGCTTGCTTGGAAATGTATTTGTTCTCTTCATTTATTCACTGCACAAGGGCCGCCTGAAGATAGCTGATATCTATCTTACGAACTTAGCTGTTGCTGACCTTATCTTCCTCATGTGCCTCCCTTTCTGGGCGGAGAACATCAACAATGAGTTTGACTGGCCCTTTGGCAGCTTCCTGTGCCGCAGCATCAGCGCCTCCCTCACCCTGAACATGTACACCAGCATCTACCTGCTCGTGGCCGTCAGTGCGGATCGCTACCTGACCTTTGTCCACACCTTGAACCACAGAGAGATATGGAGCAAAACCATGACCAAAGGGATCTGCTTGCTCATCTGGTTCTTTTGCATCCTTCTCAGCATCCCAGCGTTCACATTCCGGACTGTGAAATACATTCCCGAGTTGAATATTTCAGCCTGCGTTTTGGACTTCCCCACCTCGTCGTGGAAAACGGCTGAAAGCCTGGCATGCAACGTGGTGGGCTTTCTGTTGCCATCCACAGCCATCATCTTCTTCAATTTCTCCACCATTAGGTCCCTACAAAAAACAGCAAGAGAACAAAAAGAGCTCAGAGCAAAGGGTTGCAAGAGGCACAGAAGCACGAAGGCAACCAGGCTGATTTTCACTGTGGTACTGGTGTTTCTCTTCTGCTGGACTCCTCACcat ttttttgtattccttGATACATTATACCGTACAGAAGTGATCAAAGGCTGCTTCTGGGGGGAACTGATCAACTTTGGGGAGCAGTTTGCTTATATGCTGGCTACCACCAACAGCTGTGTTAACCCCGTGATTTATGTCTTTGTTGGGAAATACTTCAGGCAAAAGGCATCGGAAGTTTTTTCACAGTTTATTCCCTGTGGATTTCCTTTGAGATGGGTATCTTTCAAAGAAATGTCTTCAAATTTCAACATGTTTCCAGTCAAAAGTAGTTTAACATAA